The window ATTATCCAATATctcaaaaacaaactaaaaccgaaccaaaaaaaactgaaactaaaactggataaaaatatacaataatctGAATGGTTTCTACTTATCTAAACCCAAAGAGcaaaaaccaaactgaaaatcaacataatagtattaatttatatataatataaatttttaagaaaaatatccaAAACCCCAAATTACATGAATTAtctgattttttagtttttttaggtTTAACTCAGGtttttttggtgattttggaaTTTTTGGCTTTAGACCCAAATAAACACACCCAAATAAACCCAAACTATTTCTAATTCAGTTTACTTCgggttttatgaaaaaaataaaaaaaactgactCGAACTCAACAACACCCGAATCGATCTGATTCGAAAAGTTATGATTTATAAATGGGTCTTAACATCCGAGCCCCAATAACTTGAAAATTGAATTAACCTAACTAACATGAACCTAAATTTTGAATGTCCATCACTATGAgatgttaaaataaattattctcagttaaatatcttaaactcaaatattaaaacTTATAGATCAGAAAAATTAGTAACTTTTAAATCGAAAATTTAACTAAAATGTtatcccgcgctttcaaagcgcgggtcaatatctagtaaatatattaaaacgtAGTTATAAATACATaggttttgtaattttatatttcctatatttttaaaccagtaaaaaatttaaaaatgtaatatataattttgaaattcaaaatttttcattattaattgacaaaaattacattgaaaatataaaaaatatatatctttttgaaacaatttttttctctagaaCATGAATTTTCTTTAAACGGAGGGTGATAATTTGTCTATCAAATTTTAGAAATCAATAATGTGCATGACATATCTAAGGAACAGAAAGAGCCCTCATCTCTTTAGTTTTCTTTCCTCTTGCATTGACGTCTCTCGAAGATCAATGGAATCCCATCAAAGatgttaaataataatttgCTTCCTAATTTGTTTGTGGTATCATATAATAATCTAGATTTGGTCAAATAACAACTTGCCTACCTTTTATTTTGTGAATTAAATAAGAATTTGCCAGCCAAATTTCAGAAATCAATAATGTGCATGAATCTCAAAGTACTATAAGAGTCCTCAAAGtcttttcattttcttctacTATAGTTTGAGTTGATAAAgaaaatacacaaaaataataacAGTTAAATACACAACCAAATGAATAAGTCAATCTTTTTTGTCCTCTTCTCTCTTATTCTCCTCTCTGTTCACGTGTTTGGATTGACGCCTCTCGAAGATCAATGGATTCCCATCAAAGATGTTAAAGACCCTTACGTTATAGAGATTGGTAAATTTGCGGTCTCAGAGTACGCCAGATTAAACAACCTTCAATTGAAGTTTGTGACGGTTGTTAGCGGTGATATTCAAATAGCCTCCAATTTGAAATATTACAAGCTTATAGTGACGGCTAACAGTGTCGGAAACGGCACGAGCAAAAACTATGAAACAATCGTATGGAAGCTAAAATCAATATCGGAACTCATGGATTTCGAGCCACTATCTTAAAGAATCGTTTGCTATGATGATTTTATATGTAACTGATTTTTTATGTAATaaaacaagttaaaaaaaacaataataaaattttaatatattttttgcaaTTTAAATGTTTGAATTCTGGGTTTCAGATTGAATATTTGGCCAATAATCTTCAACAAAGTTTCAGTATCCGTTAATTATTCCAAACATATAATCTACtatataaattatgaatttaTGGGTCACAAATCTCTGGAGAGATGAAGATCTATGACTAAATAAATATTCCAAAGTTTATACAAACTGTGAATATTACTTTCCGAAATATTAAAATCTTCATCCTTTTTAAACTCCTAATTCTACTAAAACtttactttcctttttgttttttttttaactaaaaatatttatattttctgtgCATCTTCTCTGTCTGTTTTGACTCGCttcctctctccctctctctttgTCCTAGCAGGTTACTCATTATAAATACTTTCGTCGAACTCTCTTTCCCTAGGCTGTGTGGGAACAAGTAAAAAACGAAATTACAAACTCTTTTGTGCTCTCTTTTACAAAACCCTAGATAAGGTTAGATCACAATCTTTTCGTCTTCACCTGAAGCGTTCTCCCATAACCTCTTGATACTTTAAAAAAACATCTATTTATAAAGTAGTAGTAGAAGCATTAGTGTTTAGtgattttgattatttataaagtaaaacGTCTCAAACTCAGCTGTCGTAGACCTCTGGAAGATTTTGACTATATAAAGTTTGGATCTTTTGTTAGGTAGTCtttaaagttttgatctttactactttattttgtaaaaaggcCATTCCTTTACTGTTTAAATTTGTGTTTGTGGTGATAGTTCTCTGTTTGTAGTATCTGCTAAGCTTTGTTTGATTCTGTACAATTGTTAGGAATGGGGAAGCAGTTAAAGAAAGGTCGAGCTCCTCCAGGTGGGAATCAGTTCTCCAAGAAGGTAGCTAAGCAAAGCGCGGAGACAGTGATGGAACAAAGATGTTGTGTGCATTTTGATAAATGCGTTGATTTGAATAAGCTGTTGAAAAAGATGAAAGCTTGTAAGGAAATCAAGTGTGGAGAATGCAAGGAAGGAGTGGacatgaagagaagaagtgaaGGGAAAGTTAGTAGCTTTTCTTGTGATGCTGCTAAGAGAGCTGTTTGGCTTTGCTTGGAGTGTGGCCGTTATTGCTGTGGAGGTGTTGGTTTGCCAACTGAACCTCAGAGTCATGTCATGCATCACATCAAGATGACGTGTCACCGTCTTGTGATTCAGTGTGAAAACACTCGGTTGAGATGGTGTTTCGCTTGCCAGTCACTGCTCCCTTTTGAGAAGGAAGTGAATGGTGAGAGGAAAGATTTGTTATTGGAAGCTGTGAAGCTGATTAAAGAACGTTCGTCAAAGATTTGCTCTGGTGAAGCTGAGGCTGAAGAAGATTCACGTTCAAGTAGTAGTATCTCTGGTGAGATCAGAGGTTCTGGTTATGGTGTAAGAGGTTTAGTTAACCTTGGGAACACATGTTTCTTTAACTCTGTGTTGCAGAACCTTCTTTCTTTGGATCGGTTACGTGACCGCTTGTTTAAAGAGGATCAGTCTTGTGGCGGGCCTCTTGTTTCCTCCCTGAAGAAGCTGTTCACAGAAGCAACATCAGAAGCAGGCTTGTTCAATAGTGTGATAAACCCATGGGACTTTTTTGGTTCTTTATGTTCTAAGGCTCCTCAGTTTAGAGGGTATCAGCAGCATGACAGTCACGAGCTGCTAAGGTGTCTGTTGGATGGTTTGAGCATGGAAGAATCGAGCTTGAGAAAGAAGCATGATGCTGATGAGAGTGAGAAACCTACTCTGGTAGATTATGTGTTCGGTGGTGAAGTTTCAAGCACCATCTCTTGTTTGGAATGTGGACATTCCTCAAAGGTTTATGAACCCTTTTTGGATCTCTCTTTACCTGTTCCCTCCAAGAAACAAACACTCTCTCAGGAAGAGAGAAGTAAACTTTCACCACCAACAAAGGTCCTTGAGAATGTGGCAGACAGCAAAGATTCATCAGAACCTGTGTCAACTATGACCTTTGACAATA is drawn from Brassica rapa cultivar Chiifu-401-42 chromosome A05, CAAS_Brap_v3.01, whole genome shotgun sequence and contains these coding sequences:
- the LOC103867832 gene encoding cysteine proteinase inhibitor 5-like, with protein sequence MNKSIFFVLFSLILLSVHVFGLTPLEDQWIPIKDVKDPYVIEIGKFAVSEYARLNNLQLKFVTVVSGDIQIASNLKYYKLIVTANSVGNGTSKNYETIVWKLKSISELMDFEPLS